The following coding sequences are from one Gemmatimonadota bacterium window:
- a CDS encoding acyl-ACP desaturase, translated as MSLTDAARTMWRKVEVLRDLESLVHELMVEHEAKRELWFPSELLAPADGGDPDEHRRTLRERVAGIPDACRAALALNTLTEEGLPHFHRLLAVHLGDDSHWRNWNNLWTAEEDRHGAVLSDYIRDTGVVEQRTLESLKFEYIKAGFQPEWDKDPYRVFVYTTLQERATQYSHANTGRIIGEYEPLLGGILSKVATEEARHFSFYRRMFTEILKRDPSEALRSALHIMPAIDMPGVTIPGFKEFAEVIRRSGIYGPRDYLKIVQDALVHWRIETIEGLDEMGRAAQEKLLGIPERLRRIADLMETRSRSKTFAFEVAFAREFVME; from the coding sequence ATGTCCCTGACCGATGCAGCGCGCACCATGTGGCGAAAGGTCGAGGTCCTTCGGGACCTCGAATCCTTGGTGCACGAATTGATGGTCGAGCATGAGGCCAAGCGCGAGCTGTGGTTCCCGTCGGAGCTCCTCGCGCCGGCCGATGGCGGCGATCCGGACGAGCATCGGCGGACGCTGCGCGAACGGGTCGCCGGCATTCCCGACGCCTGCCGCGCGGCGCTGGCGCTCAACACGCTGACCGAAGAGGGGCTGCCCCACTTCCATCGGCTGCTCGCGGTGCATCTCGGCGACGACTCGCACTGGCGCAACTGGAACAATCTCTGGACCGCCGAAGAGGATCGCCACGGCGCGGTGCTCAGCGACTACATCCGCGACACCGGCGTCGTTGAACAGCGCACGCTCGAGTCGCTCAAGTTCGAGTACATCAAGGCGGGCTTCCAGCCGGAGTGGGACAAGGATCCGTACCGGGTCTTCGTCTACACTACGCTGCAGGAGCGGGCCACCCAGTACTCGCACGCCAACACCGGGCGGATCATCGGCGAGTACGAGCCGCTGCTTGGCGGCATCCTCTCGAAGGTGGCCACCGAAGAGGCGCGGCACTTCTCGTTCTATCGGCGGATGTTCACCGAGATCCTGAAGCGCGACCCGAGCGAGGCACTTCGCTCCGCGCTGCACATCATGCCTGCGATCGACATGCCGGGCGTGACCATCCCGGGCTTCAAGGAATTCGCCGAGGTCATTCGCCGCTCCGGCATCTATGGCCCGCGCGACTACCTCAAGATCGTCCAGGATGCACTGGTGCATTGGCGCATCGAGACGATCGAGGGACTCGACGAAATGGGCCGCGCCGCGCAGGAGAAGCTCCTCGGCATTCCGGAGCGCCTGCGGCGGATCGCCGACCTGATGGAAACACGCTCGCGCAGCAAGACGTTCGCCTTCGAGGTGGCGTTCGCTCGCGAATTCGTGATGGAGTGA
- a CDS encoding YggT family protein, which produces MELMEIAVWVIVGMRWLVGGAFVVGAVVAATHWAVRRQHLTPFGWWPRFVRGWSDPMLRPVEGRVVRAGGNPQSAPLWLLGGIVVGGLLLIQLVQWVLGTALQLGYAARSGALLPTLVSSLFSLITAALLVRVISSWFGASPYSWWMRIVRGLTDWILEPLQRILPPMGPMDFSPLVAYFLLRVAQQVVVGALFRS; this is translated from the coding sequence GTGGAGCTGATGGAAATCGCCGTCTGGGTGATCGTCGGCATGCGGTGGCTGGTGGGCGGCGCGTTCGTGGTCGGCGCCGTCGTCGCCGCGACGCATTGGGCCGTGCGCCGTCAACACCTCACGCCGTTCGGCTGGTGGCCACGCTTCGTGCGCGGCTGGAGCGACCCGATGCTGCGGCCGGTCGAGGGGCGCGTGGTCCGTGCCGGCGGCAATCCGCAATCGGCCCCGCTCTGGCTCCTGGGCGGCATCGTCGTCGGCGGCCTGCTGCTGATCCAGCTGGTCCAGTGGGTCCTGGGCACCGCGCTCCAGCTCGGCTACGCCGCCCGGTCGGGCGCGCTCCTGCCGACCCTGGTGTCGTCGCTCTTTTCACTGATCACGGCGGCGTTGCTGGTCCGGGTGATCTCGTCGTGGTTCGGGGCCTCGCCCTACAGCTGGTGGATGCGGATCGTGCGGGGCCTGACGGACTGGATCCTCGAGCCGCTGCAACGCATCCTTCCCCCGATGGGGCCGATGGATTTCTCGCCACTGGTGGCGTATTTCCTGTTGCGGGTGGCGCAGCAGGTGGTGGTGGGGGCGTTGTTCAGGTCGTAG